The proteins below come from a single bacterium genomic window:
- the flhF gene encoding flagellar biosynthesis protein FlhF: MKVKKYVAPTMKEALEKMKKDLGESAVILGSRKISRGGMLDFLGREMVELTATNEENVAVPVAAKSAGRRSRNAARVSYTVGDTGAVADPPAPEFRDLLKGAGAVETPAPVLPLGGGAAAAPASPARPLGGSGGWDGSPMRLLQRQLDDIKNTMGEMAEQIRYQRMPALPAALKEIYRRLVDSELEESIAVSLIQRLYGQFSEKQYSDREFVEKFLIDELTALIKIAAPTPVRQSGPLVLAFVGPTGVGKTTSLAKLATNKRFYGGCRTALVTTDTYRVAATQQLGTFSEIADIPMEIVHSPRDLSRAIEKHKDKEVILVDTAGASQYNDRLIEDLRAFLEAADPDEVHLTVSITTKPRDLKGTIKRFRMKQRERLLFTKFDETLTFGSIISVVQSSALPLSYVTFGQEVPEDIEPADAGKIARLVVNNIV, encoded by the coding sequence ATGAAAGTGAAAAAGTACGTTGCCCCCACAATGAAGGAAGCCCTGGAAAAGATGAAGAAGGACCTCGGCGAAAGCGCCGTGATCCTGGGTTCACGCAAGATCAGCCGCGGCGGGATGCTCGATTTCCTGGGCCGCGAGATGGTGGAACTGACCGCCACAAACGAGGAGAACGTGGCCGTTCCGGTGGCTGCAAAAAGTGCCGGTCGGCGGTCACGCAACGCGGCACGGGTTTCCTACACGGTGGGCGACACGGGCGCAGTGGCCGACCCGCCCGCGCCGGAGTTCCGCGACCTGCTCAAGGGCGCCGGTGCGGTGGAGACGCCTGCGCCGGTGCTCCCGCTGGGAGGAGGCGCCGCCGCCGCTCCCGCTTCCCCGGCGCGTCCGCTGGGCGGTTCGGGTGGCTGGGACGGCTCGCCGATGCGGCTGCTGCAGCGCCAGCTCGACGACATCAAGAACACCATGGGCGAGATGGCCGAGCAGATACGCTACCAGCGGATGCCGGCCCTGCCCGCCGCGCTCAAGGAAATTTACCGCCGCCTGGTGGACAGCGAGCTGGAGGAATCGATCGCGGTCAGCCTGATCCAGCGGCTCTACGGCCAGTTCAGCGAGAAACAGTACTCTGACCGCGAATTCGTCGAGAAGTTCCTGATCGATGAGCTGACCGCCCTGATCAAGATCGCCGCGCCCACGCCGGTGCGCCAGAGCGGCCCCCTGGTGCTGGCCTTCGTCGGGCCGACCGGGGTGGGCAAGACCACCAGCCTGGCCAAGCTGGCCACGAACAAGCGGTTCTACGGCGGCTGCCGCACGGCCCTGGTCACCACCGACACCTACCGCGTGGCCGCCACCCAGCAACTGGGCACGTTCAGCGAGATCGCCGATATCCCGATGGAGATAGTCCACAGCCCGCGCGACCTGTCCCGCGCCATCGAAAAGCACAAGGACAAGGAGGTGATCCTGGTCGACACCGCCGGGGCCAGCCAGTACAACGACCGTCTGATCGAGGACCTGCGCGCTTTCCTTGAGGCGGCCGACCCGGACGAGGTGCATCTGACCGTTTCGATCACCACCAAGCCGCGCGACCTGAAAGGCACGATCAAGCGTTTCCGGATGAAGCAGCGCGAGCGTCTTCTGTTCACCAAGTTCGACGAGACCCTCACTTTCGGCTCAATCATCTCGGTGGTGCAGAGCAGCGCGCTGCCGCTCAGCTATGTCACTTTCGGGCAGGAGGTGCCCGAGGACATAGAGCCGGCCGATGCGGGCAAGATCGCGCGCCTGGTGGTCAACAACATAGTCTGA
- a CDS encoding FliA/WhiG family RNA polymerase sigma factor yields the protein MNDGSQTLEGIKESKREKVREAYRAVREERAEERARRNRQVEKLVAEYQKSHNPKTKEKILLANLSLISYISERLAVSLPHSVELDDLKSLGVLGLIDAIENFKAEKQVRFTSYAALRIKGAIIDGLRSLDWVPRSVRKKSRQIEHTLQSLEAELGRPATEQEASERLGVGLADYRNMLEEVSPISFLSINDTVYEDGDQSVRLGEVIEDTTSHGPITELEREEVKRILVDGINNLPEREKLVVALYYYEGLTLKEIGEVMQISESRVCQIHTESMLRLRGKLKASF from the coding sequence ATGAACGATGGCAGCCAGACATTAGAGGGCATCAAGGAAAGCAAGCGCGAGAAAGTGCGCGAGGCCTACCGCGCGGTCCGCGAGGAGCGCGCCGAGGAGCGCGCCCGTCGCAACCGCCAGGTTGAAAAGCTGGTGGCCGAGTACCAGAAGAGTCACAACCCGAAGACAAAAGAAAAAATCCTTCTGGCCAACCTGTCGCTGATCAGCTACATCTCGGAGCGCCTGGCGGTCTCGCTGCCGCACTCGGTGGAGCTGGACGACCTGAAGAGCCTGGGCGTTCTGGGCCTGATCGACGCAATCGAGAATTTCAAGGCTGAGAAGCAGGTGCGGTTCACCTCCTACGCCGCCCTGCGGATCAAGGGGGCGATAATCGACGGGCTGCGCAGCCTGGACTGGGTCCCGCGCAGCGTGCGCAAGAAATCGCGCCAGATCGAGCATACCCTGCAGAGCCTGGAGGCCGAGCTGGGCCGCCCGGCCACGGAACAGGAGGCCTCGGAGCGCCTGGGCGTGGGCCTGGCCGATTACCGCAACATGCTCGAGGAGGTCAGCCCGATCTCGTTCCTTTCGATCAACGATACGGTTTACGAGGACGGAGACCAGTCTGTTCGGCTGGGCGAGGTCATCGAGGACACGACCAGCCACGGTCCGATCACCGAACTGGAGCGTGAGGAAGTGAAACGCATACTCGTCGACGGGATCAACAATCTCCCGGAGCGCGAAAAGCTCGTGGTGGCGCTCTACTATTACGAGGGGCTGACTCTGAAAGAGATCGGCGAGGTGATGCAGATTTCGGAGAGCCGGGTCTGCCAGATCCACACCGAGTCGATGCTCCGTCTGCGCGGGAAACTCAAGGCCTCTTTCTGA
- a CDS encoding HDOD domain-containing protein → MQKQTRVDRERLKRITQTIINLPTLPTIVAKMLEIIDDPRSSARSLTRLINTDQVLTARILKLANSSFYGFPNPISTINLAVVVLGFETIKNLGLSVSVISRFARARTDGELLDYSRFWEHCVGVGVASRMLARMHGLRAIESEAFVAGLIHDIGKVILSQYQTDRYSESLQIAREEQMLIARAEERVFEANHTEVGSWLARRWNLPETLVEAIRLHHVPLTARIRPELCAIVHFADILARAARIGSGGDDLVPPFYRGVLRLVPLRRAQDGRVDLPFYLEALNGEMETAETFINIVLGKYTRPESLAAGETGGRGSLRA, encoded by the coding sequence ATGCAGAAACAGACGCGTGTCGACCGGGAACGGCTCAAGCGTATCACGCAGACCATTATCAATCTGCCGACCCTGCCGACCATCGTGGCCAAGATGCTCGAGATCATCGACGACCCGCGCAGCTCGGCCCGCTCGCTTACCCGGCTCATCAACACCGACCAGGTGCTGACCGCCAGGATACTCAAGCTGGCCAACTCCTCTTTCTATGGCTTTCCCAACCCCATTTCCACGATCAACCTGGCCGTGGTGGTCCTGGGTTTCGAGACCATCAAGAACCTGGGCCTCTCGGTCTCGGTCATCTCGCGTTTCGCCCGGGCGCGCACGGACGGCGAGCTGCTGGACTACAGCCGTTTCTGGGAGCACTGCGTGGGCGTGGGCGTGGCCAGCCGCATGCTCGCCCGGATGCACGGCCTCAGGGCCATCGAGTCCGAGGCCTTTGTCGCCGGGCTGATCCACGACATCGGCAAGGTCATCCTCAGCCAGTACCAGACCGATCGCTATTCCGAGAGCCTGCAGATCGCCCGCGAGGAGCAGATGCTGATCGCGCGCGCCGAGGAGCGGGTGTTCGAGGCCAACCACACCGAGGTGGGAAGCTGGCTGGCCCGCAGGTGGAACCTTCCCGAGACCCTGGTCGAGGCGATCCGCCTGCACCACGTGCCCCTGACCGCGCGGATCAGGCCCGAGCTCTGCGCCATCGTGCATTTCGCCGACATCCTGGCCCGCGCGGCCCGGATCGGCTCGGGCGGGGATGACCTTGTGCCGCCGTTCTATCGCGGCGTGCTGCGTCTGGTCCCCCTGCGCCGTGCGCAGGACGGGCGGGTGGACCTGCCGTTTTACCTGGAGGCCCTTAACGGCGAGATGGAAACCGCCGAGACTTTCATCAACATCGTCCTGGGCAAGTACACCCGCCCGGAGTCCCTGGCCGCGGGCGAGACTGGCGGCCGCGGCAGCCTGAGAGCTTGA